In Pan paniscus chromosome 13, NHGRI_mPanPan1-v2.0_pri, whole genome shotgun sequence, one DNA window encodes the following:
- the GPR35 gene encoding G-protein coupled receptor 35 isoform X1, producing MCALNKDAGSSEVSAQTAGTPLPSQKSPTPSSWGWCRSSGELLLPLPCCRQSAARPSTLRRGRVRDQPRGVAHPSFTSPSPSQTATVQALAAGVTHSTREAKAACRTMNGTYNTCGSSDLTWPPTIKLGFYAYLGVLLVLGLLLNSLALWVFCCRMQQWTETRIYMTNLAVADLCLLCTLPFVLHSLRDTSDTPLCQLSQGIYLTNRYMSISLVTAIAVDRYVAVRHPLRARGLRSPRQAAAVCAVLWVLVIGSLVARWFLGMQEGGFCFRSTRHNFNSMAFPLLGFYLPLAVVVFCSLKVVTALAQRPPTDVGQAEATRKAARMVWANLVVFVVCFLPLHVGLTVRLAVGWNACALLETIRRALYITSKLSDANCCLDAICYYYMAKEFQEASALAVAPSAKAHKSQDSLCVTLA from the exons ATGTGTGCCCTCAACAAGGATGCTGGCTCTTCAGAGGTGTCAGCACAGACAGCTGGCACCCCACTTCCCTCCCAGAAATCCCCCACGCCCTCTAGCTGGGGCTGGTGCAGGAGCAGTGGGGAACTCCTGTTACCCCTGCCCTGCTGCCGTCAGTCAGCCGCCCGCCCCTCCACCTTAAGGAGGGGCAGAGTCAGGGACCAGCCCCGAGGGGTGGCTCACCCCAGCTTCACTTCCCCCAGCCCTTCTCAGACAGCCACTGTGCAGGCTTTGGCAGCGGGGGTCACACACTCCACCCGGGAGGCCAAAGCTGCCTGCAG GACCATGAATGGCACCTACAATACCTGTGGCTCCAGTGACCTCACCTGGCCCCCAACGATCAAGCTCGGCTTCTACGCCTACTTGGGCGTCCTGCTGGTGCTGGGCCTGCTCCTCAACAGCCTGGCGCTCTGGGTGTTCTGCTGCCGCATGCAGCAGTGGACGGAGACCCGCATCTACATGACCAACCTGGCGGTGGCCGACCTCTGCCTGCTGTGCACCTTGCCCTTCGTGCTGCACTCCCTGCGAGACACCTCAGACACGCCGCTGTGCCAGCTCTCCCAGGGCATCTACCTGACCAACAGGTACATGAGCATCAGCCTGGTCACGGCCATCGCCGTGGACCGCTATGTGGCCGTGCGGCACCCGCTGCGTGCCCGTGGGCTGCGGTCCCCCAGGCAGGCTGCGGCCGTGTGCGCGGTCCTCTGGGTGCTGGTCATCGGCTCCCTGGTGGCTCGCTGGTTCCTGGGGATGCAGGAGGGCGGCTTCTGCTTCAGGAGCACCCGGCACAATTTCAACTCCATGGCCTTCCCACTGCTGGGATTCTACCTGCCCCTGGCCGTGGTGGTCTTCTGCTCCCTGAAGGTGGTGACTGCCCTGGCCCAGAGGCCACCCACCGACGTGGGGCAGGCAGAGGCCACCCGCAAGGCTGCCCGCATGGTCTGGGCCAACCTCGTGGTGTTCGTGGTCTGCTTCCTGCCCCTGCACGTGGGGCTGACAGTGCGCCTCGCTGTGGGCTGGAACGCCTGTGCCCTCCTGGAGACGATCCGTCGCGCCCTGTACATAACCAGCAAGCTCTCAGATGCCAACTGCTGCCTGGACGCCATCTGCTACTACTACATGGCCAAGGAGTTCCAGGAGGCGTCTGCACTGGCCGTGGCTCCCAGTGCTAAGGCCCACAAAAGCCAGGACTCTCTGTGTGTGACCCTCGCCTAG
- the GPR35 gene encoding G-protein coupled receptor 35 isoform X2, whose protein sequence is MLSGSRAVCTPHRGSEELLKYMLHSPCVSLTMNGTYNTCGSSDLTWPPTIKLGFYAYLGVLLVLGLLLNSLALWVFCCRMQQWTETRIYMTNLAVADLCLLCTLPFVLHSLRDTSDTPLCQLSQGIYLTNRYMSISLVTAIAVDRYVAVRHPLRARGLRSPRQAAAVCAVLWVLVIGSLVARWFLGMQEGGFCFRSTRHNFNSMAFPLLGFYLPLAVVVFCSLKVVTALAQRPPTDVGQAEATRKAARMVWANLVVFVVCFLPLHVGLTVRLAVGWNACALLETIRRALYITSKLSDANCCLDAICYYYMAKEFQEASALAVAPSAKAHKSQDSLCVTLA, encoded by the coding sequence GACCATGAATGGCACCTACAATACCTGTGGCTCCAGTGACCTCACCTGGCCCCCAACGATCAAGCTCGGCTTCTACGCCTACTTGGGCGTCCTGCTGGTGCTGGGCCTGCTCCTCAACAGCCTGGCGCTCTGGGTGTTCTGCTGCCGCATGCAGCAGTGGACGGAGACCCGCATCTACATGACCAACCTGGCGGTGGCCGACCTCTGCCTGCTGTGCACCTTGCCCTTCGTGCTGCACTCCCTGCGAGACACCTCAGACACGCCGCTGTGCCAGCTCTCCCAGGGCATCTACCTGACCAACAGGTACATGAGCATCAGCCTGGTCACGGCCATCGCCGTGGACCGCTATGTGGCCGTGCGGCACCCGCTGCGTGCCCGTGGGCTGCGGTCCCCCAGGCAGGCTGCGGCCGTGTGCGCGGTCCTCTGGGTGCTGGTCATCGGCTCCCTGGTGGCTCGCTGGTTCCTGGGGATGCAGGAGGGCGGCTTCTGCTTCAGGAGCACCCGGCACAATTTCAACTCCATGGCCTTCCCACTGCTGGGATTCTACCTGCCCCTGGCCGTGGTGGTCTTCTGCTCCCTGAAGGTGGTGACTGCCCTGGCCCAGAGGCCACCCACCGACGTGGGGCAGGCAGAGGCCACCCGCAAGGCTGCCCGCATGGTCTGGGCCAACCTCGTGGTGTTCGTGGTCTGCTTCCTGCCCCTGCACGTGGGGCTGACAGTGCGCCTCGCTGTGGGCTGGAACGCCTGTGCCCTCCTGGAGACGATCCGTCGCGCCCTGTACATAACCAGCAAGCTCTCAGATGCCAACTGCTGCCTGGACGCCATCTGCTACTACTACATGGCCAAGGAGTTCCAGGAGGCGTCTGCACTGGCCGTGGCTCCCAGTGCTAAGGCCCACAAAAGCCAGGACTCTCTGTGTGTGACCCTCGCCTAG
- the GPR35 gene encoding G-protein coupled receptor 35 isoform X3 — protein sequence MNGTYNTCGSSDLTWPPTIKLGFYAYLGVLLVLGLLLNSLALWVFCCRMQQWTETRIYMTNLAVADLCLLCTLPFVLHSLRDTSDTPLCQLSQGIYLTNRYMSISLVTAIAVDRYVAVRHPLRARGLRSPRQAAAVCAVLWVLVIGSLVARWFLGMQEGGFCFRSTRHNFNSMAFPLLGFYLPLAVVVFCSLKVVTALAQRPPTDVGQAEATRKAARMVWANLVVFVVCFLPLHVGLTVRLAVGWNACALLETIRRALYITSKLSDANCCLDAICYYYMAKEFQEASALAVAPSAKAHKSQDSLCVTLA from the coding sequence ATGAATGGCACCTACAATACCTGTGGCTCCAGTGACCTCACCTGGCCCCCAACGATCAAGCTCGGCTTCTACGCCTACTTGGGCGTCCTGCTGGTGCTGGGCCTGCTCCTCAACAGCCTGGCGCTCTGGGTGTTCTGCTGCCGCATGCAGCAGTGGACGGAGACCCGCATCTACATGACCAACCTGGCGGTGGCCGACCTCTGCCTGCTGTGCACCTTGCCCTTCGTGCTGCACTCCCTGCGAGACACCTCAGACACGCCGCTGTGCCAGCTCTCCCAGGGCATCTACCTGACCAACAGGTACATGAGCATCAGCCTGGTCACGGCCATCGCCGTGGACCGCTATGTGGCCGTGCGGCACCCGCTGCGTGCCCGTGGGCTGCGGTCCCCCAGGCAGGCTGCGGCCGTGTGCGCGGTCCTCTGGGTGCTGGTCATCGGCTCCCTGGTGGCTCGCTGGTTCCTGGGGATGCAGGAGGGCGGCTTCTGCTTCAGGAGCACCCGGCACAATTTCAACTCCATGGCCTTCCCACTGCTGGGATTCTACCTGCCCCTGGCCGTGGTGGTCTTCTGCTCCCTGAAGGTGGTGACTGCCCTGGCCCAGAGGCCACCCACCGACGTGGGGCAGGCAGAGGCCACCCGCAAGGCTGCCCGCATGGTCTGGGCCAACCTCGTGGTGTTCGTGGTCTGCTTCCTGCCCCTGCACGTGGGGCTGACAGTGCGCCTCGCTGTGGGCTGGAACGCCTGTGCCCTCCTGGAGACGATCCGTCGCGCCCTGTACATAACCAGCAAGCTCTCAGATGCCAACTGCTGCCTGGACGCCATCTGCTACTACTACATGGCCAAGGAGTTCCAGGAGGCGTCTGCACTGGCCGTGGCTCCCAGTGCTAAGGCCCACAAAAGCCAGGACTCTCTGTGTGTGACCCTCGCCTAG